The following DNA comes from Vicinamibacteria bacterium.
GGCAGTCTTATCCCTCGAGACGCGGGGTCCACTAGAGTTGGAGAGATCCAGCCTCTCGCCTCTGCTCCTGGACAAGGTTCGGGAACAAGTGGAGAGGACGCAGCACCTTCTTGGGCTCATCCCGCGAGACCGGCAGTCGTGGAGGCCGGGTTTTCCCGGTCTCACCGTCGGCGATCTCCTAGGCCATATCCTTGAGTGTCTGGCCGGTTTCTGCGCCGCCCTGTATCAGGCCAACCCGGAGCGCCTGGCCCACTTCCTCGAACTCAAGGCCCTCCCCGTCAACCATTCGTGCGGTGTGGAGGAGGCGAGGGGTCGCATCAGCTCCTACCTGGGCCACATCGAGGAGGGGTTCAGCCTCGTGAGCGACGAACAAATGTCTCGCGTCGTGCCGACCCTGTTTGTCCCCGAGGGAGAGGCGCTCTTCACCATCCTCCTCGGCAACCTGGAGCACCTGACCAACCACAAGTACCAGCTATTCGTGTACCTCAAGATGCTCGAGGTGCCGGTCGCGACCCCCGATCTCTACCGGCTCCGCGGCCAGGGAGGCTAGGGAGGGGCAGGCCCAACTGCGCCCTCAAGCCAGCTCTGGTCGCGGCTCACCAGGGTCGACCTCAATTGCTGGGTTCCCGCCTCCGCGGAGGCCCGGGCTCAACCGTGGCCAGCAGATCTGCGAACACGAACCCGTCACGTGAGACGACCTCGCCCAAAGACACGGGCACCGGATAGCGGAACATGGGCCCATCGAAGGCGAAGGTATGGAATTCACCGTTCTCGCCGCACGGATCCACGCCGGAAGGCAGGCCTTCGAGCAGTTGGGCGTCGAACTCCCGGCCCGCGAAGGAGGCGGGCAGGACGCGGGGATCCACGCAAGTGAGGCGGGCGCGCAGACCGCCCGCGATCATCTCCCGCGCCAGGGCAGCCGTGGGTCGGCCCCAGAGGGGAAAGTGCAGGCTCAGGCCCATCCCTTGAATGTGCCGCTCCCGGTAGCGGCGGATGTCTTCGAGGAAAAGGTCGCCAAAGGCGATGCCCTGGATGCCCTTCCCGCGGGCGTCGACCAGTGCCTCCGTTAGCGCGGTTTCGTAGACCTCGTTGGGGCAGGGATACGGGATCATCACCGTGGTGAGAGGCAGGTCGACGGCCCGGGCTTGTGCTTCCGCCAGCTCCCGCCGCACCGCGTGCATAGCCACCCGGTCGAAAGCCTCGTTGAGGGTCGTGAGGAGGCCGACCACCTCGATGTCCTCGCGGGCTTTGAGAACGTGAAGGCTCCACGCGCTGTCTTTGCCGCTGCTCCAGGCTAGCAGCACCGGCTCACGATGGCTCATGGTTGGCCTCGGACCCGCGGCGGCAAGACGGGGGCCGTTCTCGACGCGGGGAGGGAGCGATCTCGGCCCGCGCTCGTTGTCGGTGAGGCCACGGATCGCGCCCGCTCACTCGTCGTGGCCTGAAAGAGCGGCGTCCTACTTCGGCGCCATCCGCAACGCGCCGTCGAGGCGGATCACCTCGCCGTTCAGCATCTCGTTCTCCACGATGTGGCGGACGAGGGCGGCGTACTCGTCGGGCCGGCCCAGGCGGGAGGGGAAGGGCACCTGCTGCCCCAGCGAGACCCGGGCCGCCTCGGGAAGGCCGGCCAGGAGCGGGGTGTCGAAGATCCCGGGGGCGATGGTCACCACCCGGATGCCGCTTCGGGCCAGCTCGCGGGCGATGGGCAGGGTCATGCCCACGATTCCGCCCTTGGAGGCGGAGTAGGCGGCTTGGCCGATCTGCCCTTCGAAGGCGGCCGCGGAGGCGGTGTTCACGATCACGCCCCGCTCGCCCGCGGGGTTCGGGGAGCCCGCCGCCATGGCGGCCGCGGCCAGGCGGATCACGTTGAAGGTGCCGATCAGGTTGATGCGGATCGTCCGCTCGAAGAGCTGCAGGGGATGGGGCCCGTTCTTGCCCAGCACCTTCTCCGCCGTCGCGATGCCGGCCGCGTTCACCACCCCTTGGAGCCCGCCGAAGCGCTCCACGGCCGTGCCCACCGCCTTCTGGACGTCCTCCTCGCGAGTCACGTCCGTGGGCACGAAGGCCGCCTTCCCTCCGAGCTCCCGGGCCGTCCGCTCCCCGGTCTCGGCGTTCACGTCCAGGATCACGACGTTGCCGCCCGCCCCCGCGAGCATGCGGGCCGTGGCCCCGCCCAGGCCGGAGGCCCCGCCGGTGACGAGGAACGTGCTGCCCGCGATCTTCATGAGGGCCCCCGCTCCTAGTCCAGGAAGAGCTTCAGACTGCGCACGAGCGTCTTCTTCAGCTCCCGGCGGTCCACCACCATGTCCACCATCCCGTGCTCGAGGAGGAAGTCGGACCGCTGGAAGCCCTCCGGCAGCTTCTGGCGGATGGTCTGCTCGATCACGCGCGGCCCCGCGAACCCGATGAGGGCGCCCGGCTCCGCGATGTTCAGGTCGCCCAGCATGGCAAAGGAGGCCGTCACCCCCCCGGTGGTGGGATCGGTGAGGACGCTGAGGAAGGGAACTCGGGCCTCGTTCAGCTTAGCGAGGGCGGCCGAGATCTTGGCCATCTGCATGAGGGAGAGGGTCCCCTCCATCATGCGCGCGCCCCCGGAGCAGGAGACCACGATCAGGGGGAGGCGCTGCTTGCTCGCTCTTTCCACCGCTCGCGTCACCTTCTCCCCCACCACCACCCCCATCGAGCCCCCGATGAAGGCGTACTCCATGGCCGCGACCACGGTCCGGATGCCGCCCAAAGGACCCACCGCGGAGATGAGGGCGTCCCAACTGTTGGTCTTGGCCTTGCCGTCCCGGAGGCGGGCCGCGTAGCTCTTGGTGTCGACGAACCCCAGGGGGTCGGAGCTCACCAGGTTCTGATCAAACTCCTCCCAGGGCGAGTCGAAGAGCATCTCCAGGCGCTCGCGGGCGGAGATGCGGAAATGGAAGTTGCACTTCGTGCAGACGCTCTGGTTCTTCAGGAGGTCCTTCCGATAGAGGATCTCCTTGCAGGAGCTGCACTTGATCCAGAGCCCTTCCGGGACCCGGCTCTCCTGCTCCCGGGGGGGGAGGGGAGTCTGCTCGCGCTTGAACCAGGCCATGCGCTAGCCCCGCCCCCTCAACTGTCCTCCTCCTCGTCCCGGTCGAGCTCGTTCTCGACCCCCAGGATCTTGCAGGCCCCGTCGTAGATCTGCTTGGCCGCGTTCTTGGCGCTCTGAAGCTCCGCCAGCCGCTCCTTGACCTTGGCCAGCTCCTCCTCGATCTGGCCGTTGAGGTCGTTAATCTGCTTGCGCGTCATCTCCAGGGTGTGCTGGTAGAACTTGACCTGATCCTCCGAGAGCGTCATTCCCCCCTGCCTCCTCGGCCCCCCGCTCCCGCGGGAGGCGCCGTCACTTGATCCCGAACTTCTTCAGGAGCGCGTCCAACGACGTCTTTTCGGGGGCGTCTTTCTTGCCCCCCATCTCCGCGGAGGCGGCCCCCAGCGGTCCCGCCTCCAGCTCCGCCCCCAGGTCCGCGGGGTCGGGGAGGGAAGCGCGGTGCTCCCCGGACGAGTGGTCGTCCGGCAGTGCCTCCTCGCGCTCCTGGCGGTCGAAGAGGAGTTCCATGAACCGGCCGAGCTCGTTGGCAGACAGCGGCGGCCGCTCGTGCAGGATCCGCTCCAGTCCCCGGCCCATCTCCGCCGCGTCCTGGAAGCGCCGGGAGGGGTCCCGATCGAGGGCCCTCCGGAGCAGCTTGTCCAGGGTGTCTGCGATCTGCGGGTTCACGGACTTTGGGGGCGCGATGTGGCACTGCCGGACCAGCTCCAGGATGCTCATCTCCGAGCCCCCGCCCGCGGCCAGGAAGGGCTTTTGGTCGGTGACGATCTCGTAGAGCACGATGCCCAGGGAGAAGAGGTCGCTCCGGCAGTCCATCGGCTTGCCCCACGCCTGCTCGGGGCTCATGTAGAGCAGCTTGCCCCGCAGCGCCCCCCGGTCGGTGGTGGAGGCCTTGGTGGCGGCCTTGGCGATGCCGAAGTCGGTGAGCTTCACCTCGCCCTCGAAGGAAATCAGGATGTTCTGGGGACT
Coding sequences within:
- a CDS encoding DinB family protein — protein: MERSSLSPLLLDKVREQVERTQHLLGLIPRDRQSWRPGFPGLTVGDLLGHILECLAGFCAALYQANPERLAHFLELKALPVNHSCGVEEARGRISSYLGHIEEGFSLVSDEQMSRVVPTLFVPEGEALFTILLGNLEHLTNHKYQLFVYLKMLEVPVATPDLYRLRGQGG
- a CDS encoding ATP-binding protein is translated as MSHREPVLLAWSSGKDSAWSLHVLKAREDIEVVGLLTTLNEAFDRVAMHAVRRELAEAQARAVDLPLTTVMIPYPCPNEVYETALTEALVDARGKGIQGIAFGDLFLEDIRRYRERHIQGMGLSLHFPLWGRPTAALAREMIAGGLRARLTCVDPRVLPASFAGREFDAQLLEGLPSGVDPCGENGEFHTFAFDGPMFRYPVPVSLGEVVSRDGFVFADLLATVEPGPPRRREPSN
- a CDS encoding 3-hydroxyacyl-CoA dehydrogenase, which translates into the protein MKIAGSTFLVTGGASGLGGATARMLAGAGGNVVILDVNAETGERTARELGGKAAFVPTDVTREEDVQKAVGTAVERFGGLQGVVNAAGIATAEKVLGKNGPHPLQLFERTIRINLIGTFNVIRLAAAAMAAGSPNPAGERGVIVNTASAAAFEGQIGQAAYSASKGGIVGMTLPIARELARSGIRVVTIAPGIFDTPLLAGLPEAARVSLGQQVPFPSRLGRPDEYAALVRHIVENEMLNGEVIRLDGALRMAPK
- the accD gene encoding acetyl-CoA carboxylase, carboxyltransferase subunit beta, translated to MAWFKREQTPLPPREQESRVPEGLWIKCSSCKEILYRKDLLKNQSVCTKCNFHFRISARERLEMLFDSPWEEFDQNLVSSDPLGFVDTKSYAARLRDGKAKTNSWDALISAVGPLGGIRTVVAAMEYAFIGGSMGVVVGEKVTRAVERASKQRLPLIVVSCSGGARMMEGTLSLMQMAKISAALAKLNEARVPFLSVLTDPTTGGVTASFAMLGDLNIAEPGALIGFAGPRVIEQTIRQKLPEGFQRSDFLLEHGMVDMVVDRRELKKTLVRSLKLFLD